The DNA window taaattaaacaataaataaatttaaaacaaaacaaaataaccacTATTATCTTGTGGGCTTCTAAGGAtttgttatatttaaaacattagcTCAGGCCTAATAGTAAGTATGTAGTAAATGGTGTTTTAATATTCTGTTACAATTAAATTatggagaaataattttatacttaaaatattcaCCTAAATCTATGTGGCCCAGAatcttaaaaaatagttattttgcaTAAACTCTCCTGGGTTTTATAAAGTCCTGtttaagagaaagaagtcagcgagaaaaagacaaataccatataatttcactcatatagaatttaagaaacaaaacagatgaacatataggaaggcaaaaaaaaaaaaaagcgagaagcaaaccataagagcttaagtctcttaactatagagaactgagggttgctggatgggaggtgggggggagctaaatgggtgatgggcatcaaggggggcacttgttgcgatgagcactgagtgttatctgtaagtgatgaatcattaaattcaacacctgaaaccaatattacctTATTAGTTAACTAactagtatttaaataaaaacttggaaccAACAAAGATACATCTAACATCTTAAGAGTGGactttgttattaaaatttttatcaagttATGGAGAGAAGTTAACCTATTTCCTAGCTTGGGTACAAAATTTCACATAATATTAACACATAATTATCTAAGacttttaaatcaaaaaaatgtttatattatccAGCACTTCAGAGGATTTTGGGGGTAGAGGATGAGAAAGTGGTTTACCCCAGGAATCTCTtcctacatattaaaaatattttttctttgaaataggtttgttttgtttttcttataaaagaaatatgtGCTCCGTAGAAGAgtataaaaatgagaacaaaggtCACTAGTAACTactatatcaaataaaaatatgcccACTGTTAACATTCTGATATATGtgcatatttacatacatatttagtTAAAATGGagctatgtatatatatactactctACAACTGGTGTTTTTGTCACTTAACCTATCACTGGGCAATTTATTTTAGTAAGTGTGGAGCTCAATAATCTATAATGATGGAGTATTTCATTGTGTTGTTATACCAAAATTTAATCAATTCtctgatgaacatttaggttgtttctattcCTTTGTAGAACCTGGTACATACACATCACTACAATTTTCTCCAATTATATCCTTGAGATAACTTCCCGTAAATGGAATCCTAGGTCAAAGGAGGTACCTATTCAAAATGGCAATTTTTACCATATACTCTTCCTGAATATTTGTATCAAATTTGCACTTCCATCAAAAGGATATATAAATGCTCACATTCTCACATACTCATCAATATTGGGTtattataaatacttttaatCTTTGACATCTATTCTGATTCTAAACATTAATCTTGATATAATCTGTACCTAGGAGACAATAAGATATTCCATACCTTGGTCATCATGTTCTCCTCTCCAGACAGCACTTCCATTTGGAAATTTCGGTACGTATTATCAatgttattgattttatttactgcTGCGGTGATTCCTGGATTTTTGTCAATCATAACTTGACCTAAAAGATGAGAATTCATAAATATTGCCAATCGGttgcaaaataaaactgaaaatataaaatggaaataaactgtatttcttttgGTTATAGACACAAGTTGCATCTAGTGTGTATATCGTGGCATGCAATTCTAAAAATTCAGTGGATTAGCAAAGTTAATTAATGTCTGCCAGCCTCtaatacaaagacaaaaaaccATATGGGtacacaagtttttatttattttgagagagagagacagtaagcGAGCTAGTGTGCGCgtgagcagtggagaggcagagagagatgcagagaatcctaagcaggctctgcactaacagtgcaaaggtagggcttaaactcacgaactgtgagatgatgatgtgagttgaaatcaagagctggacacaaccgaatgagccacccagccaccctatatgggtacatttttaaagaaaaatttttgaggaGTTTCAGTCTATctaatagttttcctttttttttttttttaaattaaatctcaaaCAGACCAATACACAACAATAAGCAAAAAAGTAGACCATAAGgtaaagaacagaaaggaaaagtataAGGACCATTGCAACAAATGATCTCTAAAATCACCAGCCTGTTCCCACTGACCTAATCAAATGTCTGCTTTACTATGTACTTAAAAAAGATGCCCCCACTTTGGAAATACATACCAGTAAAATaagttttcaaataaaagaaacagattaTTTAGAGTCTTATCTAagtaaaatgttcatttaattaaATTGTTCTTTTTGTCAAATATTTGCCAGAGCAGAAAGAGCTACAAATAAAATACACCAGAAATGGTATATTGATGCCCTTTACTTAAAGTCTACTTTTTTGTTAGcgcttaaaaaaattataagaatctATATGTCATGTCATTGCATAAAGAAAGATAACTTGATTTGTAAGTTAGTAAAAAGTGCTCAATAATACAAACATGCTGATATATAACCAGAATTTGTCcaatttctttttgataattagATACCTGATTTTGAATATGACTCTAGCCAATCATTATTCTTATCCTGTTCTGCTTCAGGTATCAGAAGTCAATTTTTAAGGTATAATAGTTTGAAATGaggaatgaaataagaaaaacaaactgaaaatctaTAGCAAAAGCTTTAAAATTACCACTGGATGAAAATGCTTCACTTTTAATCTAGGAGGGCCCTGAATAAAATAGGGATGCCAAAAGGGATGTTTTGAGTTCTGACAGGCGGTGACTCATACATAGCAAAGCTTATCTTTGACATTTGTACCCAGGCATAATTATAAAGATCTGCTTAATTATTTATTGTGTTATCGTTGTGCATTATCAGTCCCTTTCATcagtaaaaacaaaggaaatgcaTAATAGCATATTTCTGAAATCCTAATCATGCAAAATACTGagaactacattttattttattttattttattttttaatttttttttttaacgtttatttatttttgagagagagacagagcatgaacgggggaggggcagagagagagggagacacagaatcggaagcaggctccaggctccgagccatcagcccagagcctgacgcggggctcgaactcacggaccgcgagatcgtgacctgagctgaagtcggacacttaaccgactgagccacccaggcgccccattattttattttatttaaagcatgAGAGTGCAAGCAagctggggagtggggcagaggggtaggaagagagagaggaggggggggtagagagagagagagagagggagagggagagagagaaagagagagaatagagagagagaatatcccaggcaagctccatgttcagcatggaacctgacagagggcttgatcccacgacctttgggatcatgacctgagctgaaatcaagaattggacagtcaaccaactgagccacacaggtgccctgagaacatgttaaaggtgaaaataattctcaaaagTTCTGACAATTActctacattaaaaagaaaaaaaaaatctggagaatACACGGACATCAAATATTTGTATAAGGACAACTGCAATCCTGATTAGTCTTctacttctttcttctcccaaagGATAAAGGACCCAGGCTCAAACTTGGGCTTACAGAGATACAACatacaaaaacattattttttttttaatgtttatttttgagagacagattgagagagagagaccgagcacaagccagagaggggcagagagagggagacacagaatctgaagcagactccaggctctgagctgcccgcacagagcctgacacggggcttgaactcatgaaccatgagatcatgacctgggccgaaggtggacgctcaactgacgagTGACCCAAGTGTCCCCAAAAGCATCATTTCTAAATGACTAAGGGCACTAAAAAACAAAGTATGGCGCCAGACATATAGAagaggctcagtcagtcaaatcAAAGCATGAATAAACAGGGTCTTGAACTTTTGATGGTAAACACTCAAATTTAAGAAACCTAGAATTCAGCATAGTCCTGAGGGCCTAATAACTCCTATGTACCAAATGACGAGGTGCCAAAGAATTCTGCCAAAGCAAAAAATCTGAGTTTAATCTATGCTTGTATATTGTGTACAGAAAAGCCTGAACCGATTTTTAGAGTTTGCTATCACTCTGGGGAGAGTATTCCAAAATGGCTTTCAAAAGAGAGGGTATGTAGCTCAAGATGcagcttaaaattaaaatgataacatgTCCTGCTTCTGTAATTTGACAtttaagaaactcattttaagaaCTAAAATGAGAACTTAATTACTTTCTAGCACATAAATATTACTAAGACACACCTACCAATTAAATGCTTGAAAGGTAGTTGATGATCTCGAAGGTTCAGGTGGGCAATATGTCCAACTCTGCTAAATCCTGAAGTCACATCTTGACCTTCAGGAAGCACAGCTCTCAAGATTTCTTCTGACTTAAAGTTTTCATAAGTGAGTtccaaattatatttatgtatctgtGGACTGACATTAAGCTGCTTTAAAATACTGAGTTCTGCTCTCTCAAAGGAAccatcagtaaatattttatagggATCCAACATAACTAGTctactttcttcatcttctggatCTTCAATTACACGTTTTATGCCTGGGCGCTGCAGTGCTGCCCTTTTAAGGGATCGCATCAATTTATTGACTATTTCTTTCCTCACTTTAAGTACTGGGATGGTGactgtctttttaaaagctgttctATCAAGTTTTGTCATTCCTCGAACATTAGAGGGTGGTGAAAACAATTCAGAGTCTCTctggtttgtttctatttcagtCATGGTGGAGAATCTTCTCCTTTGATCCAACAAGAAAATACCAGGTACTCTGCTAAGTTTCTGTATCTGTGATGTCCAAGCAAGTGGAGCCAATGATTCTGATTCAGATATTCTACAGGTTTCCACTTTGAAAAGTATTCTTGAGAATCCAAATTGCCTCCAtaagttcctaaaaaaaaaaaaaaaaaaaaaaaggatgcactttaaaaaaacaaaacaaaaacagaaagctaCAAACTTACATGTTCACAACAGGTTAAGaataaaaaatctaaattctATAGTTTTAAATAACATGCTAAATGCTGACTGGTGTGTGAGAAGTATACTATCTTTTCCATGATATGTTGTCTTTTATagtagtaaataataaatttgcACCTTAACCCATCTGCTGCCAGGACAAGGGCTTAGTGACCCATCAGCCTCCCTATAGTCAATGAACCTCTCCACCCACAATTTTCTACAGAATAAGTTTGGGATTGGAAGGCTGACGTTTGACTTAAACGATCCATCTCTAAATGAAATGGTCATTATATTTATGACTTTACCAATGGCAATATTTACTAGGATACTTATGGGTGCTTATTACATCAGAGGCTGTGCTACAAGCTTTACACACATTATCTATCTTGGGAGGTGTGTGTGGTTATCACATCTTTATTTTGTAAACGAGCAAACTAAAGGTCAGAAGTAGGTTAATTCATCCAGTCTCGTTTCTGTAAGTGGCTGCGCAGGGATTAAaaaccaggtctgtctgactgACTTCAGAGTCTGTATTCTTAATATATTGATTGGTATGTTGTTTGTCTTTAATGCTTCACTACCCCAAGTCCTGTCTATAACTTGAGGTTTCAGTATTTTGAGGACTAGGGCTTTGCAGAGTTCTATGTCCATTCCATTAATAGTATCAGATATTCACTTTGCCTTCTAGAATACCAAAGAAATAATTGGAAGGGGAGAGGACCCTGCCCCAGAACCCCGTGAAGCAATTCTCAAACTTCACAGTCAGGGTTCAAGTTTGGTCTAGCAGTTCCCCAGCTGCGTGATCTTGTAATTTCTTAATCGGAGTCTCGGTTTCCCACATGTAAAACATGGCTAAAGGCTCGATCAGAAAGCTTCTGAACAGATAAAACACATTCCTTCGCACCCAGTACTAGGGCCCAAGCTCAGCACCCGGGCGGTGGGTGACCTCGCGACCTGCGCCAAGAAGCGAGTGGCGGAGAGCAGACCTTGGAGTAGGGGTACTACCACCTGACCCTCAGCCTCTCGGATCAGGGGCACTGCGGTCACCACTTCACCAACGTCACCATCCCAATTCCCGGCGCCGCTCGGCGGTTGACTCCAAGTCTAAACCCCCTCACCTCATGCTCTGGTGCCGCTCGGAAGAGAGTCGCTCGTGGAAGGGCTGGCCCTCGATGACATAATCACGGTTCGCCACGGAGGGGCGAGCGTCATCAGAGCCCGTCgattcccttctttcttctccgcCCCGGTCGGTACGGGAACCCGGAAGGGCCGGgctccccgccccgcctcccgCGCGACTATTGACTGGAAGGCTGGGGTAGGAGCTCGCAGATGGACCTGGTTGTCGGCCAGCGAGCAGCATGGAGGCGCCCTGGGGGCTCAGCAACGCCGAGCGGAGCTGGTACGTCTCGGCCCAGCAGTCCGAAGCGGCGGAGGCGGAAGAGTTGAGCCCGTTGCTAAGCAACGTAAGTTTCCTCGGGAGGCTTCTGGGTGCTGCAGGCCTCCAGCCTTTTTCTTGAAATGCCTGACAGATGAGACCTGGAAAAGAAGGAGGTGCGGGTGCTGCACGGGGAGAAGGGAGAACCTGGAGCCTGACTCTTGGGGGATGGGGCCCAAAGTCAGGAGCCAGACGCAGATGAGAGCCAGCGAGTGCACGAATGTGATTGCAGCGTAACGTGCCCTAGAGAGAAAGTAAAGGCGCGGGCACAGGTGGAAGAGGTGCAGCACCATTTGGAGGTTGGGGACCTGACTGGAGGAGCAGCCCTGCCGTTATGTAACTCAGTGCTGTCTGTTAGTGTCTTTGTCGACTTCCTGTTCCCTCCAACAGCCTTGTGAGGTTTTTGCCAGAGTCACGAGATTTTTCTTCCCTAGACTTAGTCATTGGGTGCCTAGAAACCTCATACAGAGCTCCTTAGCGGTGAAGGAGTAGAGGTGGCCTGGTAATGAGTACATAGCACTTCCCTGACCCTAAAACCTGTGCAAGGGGGGCCCTCGGCTTTTTAACTCAAGTCCCTGGACTGTAACAGTTTCTAGGACTTTGCTCACCAATGCTGTTTTGGCAGAGGGAGTTTTCAGGGGTATCCTCGGTAGAGCAACGTGTATTGCTTCTGTTTATTATATCGTCATTGCAAGGTATTCCCTACCATCCCTGAATTTGAGCTGACtgaattcattaaatatatagagattacttttgcAGTCCTAGTAATTGGGGAGTAACCATTGTCTACAGGAGCCCCAAGCTGACTCAGGATTTCTTCAGTAATCACATGAGCCGAGGCCATCTCTCCCTCGTCTCTGTCCCACCCCATTCTTATCCTATCTTCATCTTTTGCAGTCACAAGGTTAGTCATGGTTTTTCCTGAAGCCTGTCTGGCCTCTGTACTGGTGGAGATGATCTTCCTAGGAAACAAGATTTTTCTGGCACTGCATtagtgggaggtgggaagggaaaaaaggaaaccagtGCTGCTTGAGAAATTAGTGTCACACAGTGCCTGTGGATTGCAGGAGTTCTCCACAACTTGTCATTCATTTCTTGATGAAATCTGAACTTCATCTACACACTTAACACTGTTAAATTTGTGTGCTTGCAGGAACTTTACAGACAGGGATCCCCAGGTGTTTCATTTGgtttttctgtgtttaatttGACAAATGCCATCATGGGAAGTGGCATCCTTGGTTTAGCTTATGTTATGGCTCATACTGGCATCCTTGGATTTAggtgagtttttttctttatttctcccctccccaccccccccaccccccccatttTGATAGTACACTGAGAAGCAAAGAGGCCCCAGACCTGGTGTTATACAATTTCTAGTTAAATCATTTCTGGAGGTTTAGCATTTTCCTGCTACTTATATATTATTGCTACTCTGTAGTTTGGAGGGATgctatataatttgtattttttatccaCAAGTgtgactaatttttaaaaatggaaacttgaCCCATGCTTGTTTATGATAACATTAAGAAGTGGCTGTTGTGTCACGTTGGCCAAAGTGAATTAAAGTTTATCAGCTATCAGATTACTTACAAATAGCAATTTTGTGAGTAGAAAAcacattatcttttcatttctctccatcatCTCCTGTCCTCCAGCTGTTAGGTAGTCTTATTTCCCTGAGTCTAGGCATGTGTTCTATGCTTATTCCTTTTCATCTAGACTCAACTCATATGCCAGTTGGCCCAAAATAGGAGACGTTCTTGGCTTTTCTGTGTTTCCATAGTACTTGTCTATTCATTCTGTTATTATAATGTGTTGTAATGATTTGTTTGCAAGTTAGTTTCTCTGCTAAACTGAAATCGTTTAGAACTAGGCCTAATCCTTAGCATTTAgcaagtttgttttgtttatcagtAGAAGCAGACCCATTTTACCaggaaatttaaaatgcataGAGTCTCATTTaggtttattttctgcttttattttgaatttcttgaTAAGTGAACCAACTTTTAAGTAACCCAACTTCTTTTTATAATGAGATATATGCACaaactttcataatttttttattaaaaacattttttttgaatgtttattattttcgaaggcgagagagagagagcatgagcagggaaggagcagagagaaagggagatacacaatccaaagtgggctccaggctctgagctgtcagcacagagccggacacggggcttgaggtcacaaaccatgaaatcatgacctgagttgaagtcggtcgcttaaccaactgagccacccaggcaccccataattttttttaaataaaaaaaaatttttttaagtaggatccACGCCTAAGTAGGGCTTAAACtaacccccccaccccgagattaagagttgcatgttgtactgagacagccaggtgcccctcataattttttgagtttttattttatttccagttaacatacagtgttatcaCTATATtgcagtgattcaacacttcctttacaacacctggtgctcatcacaacatatgtactcctttctccccatcacctgtctcacccaacccctaccccctcccctctggtaacagtttattctctataattaagagtccattttcggggcgcctgggtggcgcagtcggttaagcgtccgacttcagccaggtcacgatctcgcggtccgtgagttcgagccccgcgtcaggctctgggctgatggctcggagcctggagcctgtttccgattctgtgtctccctctctctctgccccttcccccgttcatgctctgtctctctctgtcccaaaaaaataaataaaaaacattaaaaaaaaaaattaaaaaaaagagtccatttttgatttctctctctctctctctctctctctctctggtttgtcttgtttcttaacaAACATTCACAGTTTTAAAACTTCAAAGCTGTATGTGACATCTTAGGCACGACGTAATTATAGGACTTATTTTGGGGtccctttgaaaaaaatcacatcttgTACTCCAGGGTCTTACATGCAGATGTATACCACGGAACATGCCCTCATTGAATCATATTACATTTGCCATTTAGTGATACCAGACTGTTATTTTGTGAGGCTTCAAGTGTACCTCTCAGTTTTGCTACTTAATAACAAGTATTAAGTGGGCCAAAAGTAACTTTTGGGGTACTCCACTAGAGCCAGCTTTCTAGAAGCCTGTTTGTTAGTATCTTCCTGAAAATAAGTAGGAAATTATGCATGTTGTCTCTTTTACCACTTTCAGTAAAAGAATCCCAATTATTATATCGTCTGCACCTTTTCAAATTGTGTCATGAACACATCAACTGGGTTAACTGCATTTGTTTGGTTTGGtggatgtgtgtgtttaatgCTAGGAAATGCAGTCTTAATTCAGTTTTATAGATAAAGGTGGGGTACAATCTTTGGAAGAGAAGAgatagagggaaggaaaaagaagacaatgacggggcgcccgggtggctcagtcggctgagcgcccggctgagcgcccgacttcggctccgtCTTGATCTCTTAGctggtgggtctgagccccgcgtcgggctctgtgctgacagctcagagcctggagcctgcttcagagtctgtgtctccctctctctctgcccctcccccactcacactctatctctctctcaaaataaacaaacattaaaaaaagaaaaaaaggaaaaagaaaaaaaagacaatgagatTCCACAACCAAAACCTCTGTTTGGatttaaaataggaagaaatagttATAAAAGGGAAGTATTGCAAGATCACTGAATGGCTGAACCGGCAGTCAGCAGACAAGAGTGCCGAAGGaggaaatttgtttttgtttcaaataaagttggtttctttctgattttttaaaatttaaaagcagtatattttcatttaaataaaattcggTAAATGCagaataatattttcttactttctttagtGGCCACAATCCAACTCTAAGATCATCCCTGTGAACatttgaatgtgaaaaaaaaattggttttttatttttattattttttttttttcaacgtttttaatttatttttgggacagagagagacagagcatgaacgggggaggggcagagacagagggagacacagaaggggaaacaggctccaggctctgagccatcagcccagagcctgacgcggggctcgaactcacggaccgcgagatcgtgacctggctgaagtcggacgcttaaccgactgcgccacccaggcgccccaaaaaattggTTTTTTAAAGAGATACCTCAGAAAAGAAACTTTTGTGGGGTTTGACCATGTcctcttttatattttagtttcttgCTGCTGATAGTTGCTCTCCTGGCTTCTTACTCAGTTCACCTCCTGCTAAGTATGTGTATTCAGACAGGTGAGTAAAAATACTGTGAGTCATTTGTTGAAGCAGCTCCTTGAGATGGGAACCGCATACAGGATTCGATGTCTCAAATTTAATTTCCAGTAGGCATGCATTATTATTAGATAGGGTGGTTGAAATGGAGAATTTCAAAAGACCAAGATACCCAGTCCTAGGGAAGTATCCAAGGacagaatggaaggaagaaacTTACCTCCCTTTCTCTATAGCACACAGCATAGTTTTCTAGGTTAGGGTAGATTAGGGGAGACACCTGAAAGGTGTTCAAAGGATCCAAACCTTATACTATGGGGAAGCAATGGACAGGTGTTCATTCTGATTGTATTTCTCTTAGGGTGATTATTTCCCCAAGGAGAACGCCTCTCTAGATCTACTCCCGTCTCCATAGGAGGCCAGGTCACTAAACCTTGCATTTATTTAGGTAGTTGTATATTTTCAGTTGCAAGTCTGGAATAAGATAGTCTTTTTGAAAATGACAGATTTATATGCAATTAAAACAGaatagatatttataaatatttttccatttggacTGTTACTATGTAATTCATTCATGTATTAAGTTCTTTTCAGTTGCAATAAGTAAAAGTATATGAATTACAGAACTGCTTTAATAAGGCTTTTCTTTTGGCATTAACAAATATTCTGTATCCATCAATCCTGGTCTTTTTATCTGTCTAGTCTCTTTTATGTTTGGATTAGGTCAGTTTTGATGCTAGATCATGAgtttaattcttcttcttctttttttttttttaatgtttatttatttttgagagagagacagagacagagtgctaatggaggaggggcagagagagagggagacacagaatctgaaataggctccagtctctgagctgtcagcacagaacccggcatggggcttgaacccacaaatggcaagatcatgacctgagctgaaatcaagaggcagacacttaacctagtgagccacccaggtgccccatcataaGTTTAATTCTTATGTGAGTGAATTCACTGTGCTCTAtcaggttttgttgttttcagacTTTAAGAAGCAGAATAGATACATGAAATAGACAGTGGGATTATTCTGGCTGGAACAGGTGAGAGAAGCCCAAAGGTATTTCTTGAGAATTTTAAGACTCTTCCAAGCGTAGTCCTAAATCCACAACTCTACTCTATTTCATCTGTCTATGCAGCAGACATATCTGCAGATCCTTTTGTAAGTGATTTACAAACCACGGGGCTTCTAAATCCAAGAATGTGAGGTGGGActtagaaatatgtttttaaaagtcctccaggtgattcttcTGCAAAACTGGTTTAAGCTCCACAGTTCACAGCTATAATTTGTATCAGTGGCTTTGGCCATCCAACCTGCAAATGTGTGCCTTTCTTTCAAGGGTATTGGGGACGGTGTGGACAGATAAAAAGACCAGGAAAATGCAATATTAATCTGAAAATACAAGTTATTCATAAAGCATCCCAAATTCAGAAATAATAGCACTAAATAAGTGTCATTGTAAATCCTGCTGAACTTGACTGGAATTTTAATGacctattttgaaatttttcttctctgtgtgaAAAGATTTATTTACCTAATTggtagttttcaatttttttagtttttaacatcTTAatagggttattttatttttttgttatggaTTCTACTGAAAGAGTAATATGTTAGTCAACTGTGGCAATTACGTCTTCATTACACtttattaatttcagttatttggaaataatattcAATTTAGGAAGATTTGTGAgtaatgctgattttttttctccttcacttcATCTATATTTAACTTCAAAATTCTGACACTGTCTGTTGTTCTTTTCTGTAACTTTAGGGCATATGAAACTGAAaacctgtttctttctctcttttcttttttccttcatttttgtagCTTACTTGGGCCATGAACTAGCTTCTTCATGGTTCTTCATATACATTGATGCACCTGTCTTTCATTGATTGAATTCCTTCAGTCATTGTAAAATTCTCTATGGaggtaggcttttttttttattattattaatacacacacacacacacacacacacacacatatcaaagACTGGAGAATAACATGTAGCTAAATTTTCTTCTCAGTGTTTTGGACCGTCATTAAGGAGTATTATGCTCAGATCAGATTCATTGGTCAGAGAAAGGGCTGTCGTAaatctttacaaaataaattcttcatttatttgcctGGAGTGCAAgagaaatttttatctttataaaagtaAAGGATTTCTTCACATGAAATTCTGCTGTTTTGGATTATATATAGGGTTTGACGTCTATGAAGACTTTTTGGGGGAACTGAGGTAGCATATGAGGTACCTTAATCTCTGTAGCCTTagtttatcatctgtaaaatgataatgataatgctTTCCTTTGGGATTATTGTGAGAATGAAAtacaataatgtatataaaatgccaAGTCCTTGGTCAGTGCTAGCTTTTATTATGAATTCTCACTGATGCAGAACCCTTGAAGATTGCAAGATGTACACACTTCTGCCTCAGAAACAGTGGCACACTGTGATTCTTTAGGGAAACTTCTCTGCTCAGGGAATAAACCCATAGGTCCCCTCCTCTGATCTCCATATCACTCTAAGCAAGAAGGAATGACAATTGTAGAACTTAGCATGCCAGGACTTACCTGTGTAC is part of the Neofelis nebulosa isolate mNeoNeb1 chromosome 7, mNeoNeb1.pri, whole genome shotgun sequence genome and encodes:
- the TRMT5 gene encoding tRNA (guanine(37)-N1)-methyltransferase; the protein is MLLAGRQPGPSASSYPSLPVNSRAGGGAGSPALPGSRTDRGGEERRESTGSDDARPSVANRDYVIEGQPFHERLSSERHQSMRNLWRQFGFSRILFKVETCRISESESLAPLAWTSQIQKLSRVPGIFLLDQRRRFSTMTEIETNQRDSELFSPPSNVRGMTKLDRTAFKKTVTIPVLKVRKEIVNKLMRSLKRAALQRPGIKRVIEDPEDEESRLVMLDPYKIFTDGSFERAELSILKQLNVSPQIHKYNLELTYENFKSEEILRAVLPEGQDVTSGFSRVGHIAHLNLRDHQLPFKHLIGQVMIDKNPGITAAVNKINNIDNTYRNFQMEVLSGEENMMTKVRENGYTYEFDFSKVYWNPRLSTEHSRITELLKSGDVLFDVFAGVGPFAIPVAKKNCTVFANDLNPESHKWLLHNCKLNKVDQKVKVFNLDGKDFLQGPVREELMQQLGPLSKERKRSVHIVMNLPAKAIEFLGVFKLLLDGPPCGIELLPIVHCYSFSKDPNPAKDVQQRAGAVLGISLEACSSVHLVRNVAPNKEMLCITFRIPAAVLYKNQTLTLENQDDPPLKRQKTDKVFSEEKTQIASVTSLEMSSPSPH